A stretch of the Carassius carassius chromosome 50, fCarCar2.1, whole genome shotgun sequence genome encodes the following:
- the LOC132133206 gene encoding sialic acid synthase-like, producing the protein MAAEFELCPGRKIGGSNPCFIIAEIGQNHQGDIEIAKKMIRMAKDCGADCAKFQKSEIEHRFTKHALERPYTSPHAWGLTYGAHKHHLEFSHQQYRELQQYANDIGIFFTASGMDEMAIEFLHEINVPFFKVASADTNNIPYLEKTAKKGRPMVISSGMQSMETMHCVYQTVKKYNPNFTFLQCTSAYPLPIEHVNLSLIPEFQKEFPDIPIGYSGHETGIHVSVAAVALGAKVLERHVTLDKTWKGSDHAASLEPAELAELVRAIRTVEMAMGSPIKQMLPCEASCHSKLGKSVVARKPLQKGEILTLDMLTVKVAEPQGVRPENIFKLVGKKITENLEKDATITDAMIDG; encoded by the exons ATGGCTGCTGAGTTTGAACTTTGTCCTGGAAGAAAAATTGGAGGCTCCAACCCTTGTTTTATCATCGCTGAGATTGGACAGAACCATCAAGGAGACATAGAAATCGCCAAAAAAATGATCAGAATGGCCAAG GACTGTGGAGCTGATTGTGCCAAGTTTCAAAAGAGTGAGATCGAACACAGATTCACCAAACACGCTCTGGAGCGTCCCTACACGTCCCCTCACGCCTGGGGGCTGACCTACGGGGCTCACAAGCATCATCTGGAGTTCAGTCACCAGCAGTACAGAGAACTGCAGCAGTACGCCAATGACATTGGCATCTTCTTTACAGCATCAGGGATGGATGAG ATGGCAATTGAATTTCTTCATGAAATCAATGTGCCGTTTTTCAAAGTTGCCTCAGCAGACACCAACAACATCCCTTACCTGGAGAAAACTGCCAAAAAAG GTCGTCCCATGGTGATATCTAGTGGAATGCAGTCGATGGAGACCATGCACTGTGTTTACCAAACTGTTAAGAAGTACAATCCCAATTTCACTTTCTTGCAGTGCACCAGCGCTTATCCACTGCCGATAGAGCACGTCAACCTCAGTCTGATCCCt GAGTTCCAGAAGGAGTTTCCTGACATTCCCATTGGATACTCTGGACATGAGACGGGCATCCATGTGTCTGTGGCTGCTGTGGCACTCGGGGCAAAGGTGCTGGAGCGTCATGTGACCCTGGATAAGACCTGGAAAGGCAGTGACCACGCAGCATCACTGGAGCCGGCTGAACTGGCGGAGTTGGTGAGAGCCATCAGGACGGTTGAGATGGCAATGGGCTCGCCAATCAAACAGATGCTGCCCTGTGAGGCTTCCTGCCACAGCAAG TTGGGTAAGTCAGTAGTGGCCCGGAAACCATTGCAGAAGGGCGAGATATTAACTCTCGACATGCTGACAGTAAAAGTGGCCGAACCGCAGGGTGTGAGACCAGAGAACATCTTCAAACTGGTTGGCAAGAAAATCACAGAGAACCTGGAAAAAGATGCCACCATCACTGATGCCATGATAGATGGCTGA